One part of the Candidatus Schekmanbacteria bacterium RIFCSPLOWO2_02_FULL_38_14 genome encodes these proteins:
- a CDS encoding signal peptidase I, which yields MQHSIKSVLREYAEAIIIALILALTIRTYVVQAFKIPSGSMLDTLQIGDHILVNKFIYWFTDPKRQDVIVFRYPVDETRDFIKRVIAMGGDRIKSRNKNIFLNHKKTYEPYVIHKDSFIFKKDSNAVLGDEGLRDNFGPINVPEGSYFVMGDNRDRSLDSRFWKFVDREKIKGKAFMIYWSWHKNTSLMNKVRWERIGRLIH from the coding sequence TTCTTGCGCTTACAATACGGACATATGTTGTGCAGGCTTTTAAAATTCCCTCAGGCTCAATGCTCGATACACTCCAGATAGGAGACCACATACTGGTCAATAAGTTTATCTACTGGTTCACTGACCCCAAAAGACAGGATGTTATAGTCTTCAGATATCCTGTAGATGAAACGAGGGATTTTATTAAAAGAGTTATTGCCATGGGAGGAGACAGAATAAAAAGCAGGAATAAAAATATTTTCTTAAACCATAAAAAAACCTATGAACCATATGTAATCCACAAGGACTCGTTTATCTTCAAGAAAGACTCAAATGCTGTCTTGGGAGATGAAGGGCTGAGGGATAATTTTGGACCCATAAACGTCCCGGAAGGGTCGTACTTTGTAATGGGTGATAACAGGGACAGAAGCCTTGACAGCAGATTCTGGAAATTTGTTGACAGGGAAAAGATAAAAGGGAAAGCCTTTATGATATACTGGTCGTGGCATAAAAATACTTCATTAATGAATAAAGTCCGCTGGGAGAGAATAGGGCGGCTGATACATTAG